A genomic window from Candidatus Kouleothrix ribensis includes:
- the tilS gene encoding tRNA lysidine(34) synthetase TilS → MDALLAAVRAMIAAQQMITAGPPLVVAVSGGPDSLCLLHVLRALQAELAVPLHVAHLDHMLRGAESAAEARRVAELAHAWGLPATLAATDVAALAARRGLNLHAAGRVARYELLARVARAVGAQAVATAHHADDQAETVLLHLLRGAGPEGLRGMRPVLDWREWAGDEARWPPAPPATSTAGHHESSAGSAPRRLATAPSLIRPLLASSRAEIERYCAAHGLVPQHDPSNHDLSATRNRIRHELIPHLIDYNPHIVAALGRTARICAEQHEFLEAVLDAAWPGLVQQQADSIAVDGAAWRSLHPALQRAALRRAYTQLAGSNGATLTLEHVEQARALVGRGVGRRLELPGGVALTVGYGGFTLGAPIAPAAPQLAAELLPLPERGHVELGGGWCLSITPGAVASTAGRWALALDAERLAGPLVLRRRRAGERLQLEPGAGSRRMQDIFVDAKVPRELRAAWPIVATADAPLWVVGVRAAGTCRATAASRHVILLEVTHAGAPAR, encoded by the coding sequence ATGGATGCGCTTTTGGCAGCAGTGCGCGCGATGATCGCCGCCCAACAGATGATCACCGCCGGGCCGCCGCTGGTGGTGGCGGTGTCGGGCGGGCCCGACTCGCTGTGCCTGCTGCATGTGCTGCGCGCGCTGCAGGCCGAGCTGGCGGTGCCGCTCCACGTGGCCCACCTCGACCACATGCTGCGCGGCGCTGAGTCGGCTGCCGAGGCGCGCCGGGTGGCCGAGCTAGCGCACGCGTGGGGTCTGCCGGCCACGCTGGCAGCCACCGATGTGGCGGCGCTGGCGGCCCGCCGTGGCCTGAATTTGCACGCGGCCGGCCGGGTGGCGCGCTACGAGCTGCTGGCGCGCGTGGCGCGCGCGGTGGGCGCACAGGCGGTGGCTACTGCACATCACGCCGACGACCAGGCCGAGACGGTGCTGCTGCACCTGCTGCGCGGCGCCGGCCCCGAGGGGCTGCGCGGGATGCGGCCGGTGCTGGACTGGCGCGAGTGGGCCGGCGACGAAGCGCGCTGGCCGCCAGCGCCGCCGGCCACAAGCACTGCCGGCCACCACGAGTCGAGCGCAGGTAGCGCGCCACGCCGGCTCGCGACTGCTCCTTCACTGATTCGCCCGCTGCTGGCCAGCTCGCGCGCCGAGATCGAGCGCTACTGTGCTGCGCACGGGCTTGTGCCGCAGCACGACCCCAGCAATCACGATCTGTCGGCGACGCGCAACCGCATTCGCCACGAACTCATACCGCACCTGATCGATTATAATCCGCATATTGTCGCGGCGCTCGGCCGCACAGCGCGGATCTGCGCCGAGCAGCACGAGTTTCTCGAAGCCGTACTCGACGCGGCCTGGCCTGGGCTGGTGCAGCAGCAGGCCGACAGTATCGCCGTAGATGGTGCGGCCTGGCGTTCGCTACACCCGGCGCTCCAGCGTGCGGCGCTGCGGCGGGCCTACACGCAGCTGGCCGGCAGCAACGGCGCCACGCTGACGCTCGAGCACGTCGAGCAGGCCCGCGCGCTGGTTGGCCGCGGCGTCGGCCGGCGGCTCGAGCTGCCCGGCGGCGTGGCGCTGACGGTCGGCTATGGCGGCTTCACACTCGGTGCGCCAATCGCGCCCGCTGCCCCACAGCTGGCGGCCGAGCTGCTGCCGCTGCCCGAACGCGGGCATGTCGAGCTAGGCGGCGGCTGGTGCCTGAGCATCACGCCGGGCGCGGTCGCCAGCACCGCCGGGCGCTGGGCGCTGGCGCTCGACGCCGAGCGGCTGGCCGGCCCGCTGGTGCTGCGGCGGCGGCGCGCCGGTGAGCGGCTACAGCTTGAGCCGGGCGCCGGCAGCCGGCGTATGCAAGACATCTTCGTCGACGCGAAGGTGCCGCGCGAGCTGCGCGCGGCCTGGCCGATCGTCGCGACGGCCGACGCGCCGCTGTGGGTGGTGGGTGTGCGCGCGGCCGGCACCTGCCGCGCCACTGCCGCCAGCCGCCACGTCATTCTGCTCGAGGTGACGCACGCTGGCGCGCCGGCGCGCTGA
- the hpt gene encoding hypoxanthine phosphoribosyltransferase, translated as MDRDIETVLISSEQIQAKVHAIGQQIAEDYAPLGDLLLVGVLKGCIMFMVDLARAIPLPLAIDFIATSSYGHSTESSGVVRLLKDLDTDIAGRHVLIVEDIIDSGLTLDYLKSQLMRRNPASLRICALLNKPDRRVAEVPVDYLGFDIPNEFVVGYGLDYGERYRNLTYIGVLKQAIYAE; from the coding sequence ATGGACCGCGACATCGAAACGGTGCTGATCTCGTCGGAGCAGATCCAGGCCAAGGTTCACGCGATCGGCCAGCAGATCGCCGAGGACTACGCCCCGCTGGGCGATCTGCTGCTGGTAGGCGTTCTGAAGGGCTGCATTATGTTCATGGTCGATCTGGCGCGCGCCATCCCGCTGCCGCTGGCGATCGATTTTATCGCGACATCGAGCTACGGCCACAGCACCGAGTCGAGCGGCGTGGTGCGGCTGCTGAAAGATCTCGACACCGACATTGCCGGCCGGCATGTGCTGATCGTCGAAGATATTATCGACAGCGGCCTGACGCTCGATTACCTGAAGAGCCAGCTGATGCGCCGTAACCCGGCCAGCCTGCGGATCTGCGCGCTGCTCAATAAGCCTGATCGCCGCGTGGCCGAGGTGCCGGTCGACTATCTCGGCTTCGATATCCCGAACGAATTCGTCGTCGGCTATGGCCTCGATTACGGCGAGCGCTACCGCAACCTGACCTATATCGGCGTGCTGAAGCAGGCGATCTACGCGGAGTAG
- the ftsH gene encoding ATP-dependent zinc metalloprotease FtsH, which yields MGDNRWLKNSFVYLIILVAALALFFNYFNNQQNAPDEKGITEVIALAKAGKVDRIEPQSASNDIFLTLKDNPKQRYRSRLESTDSITDLLVKSGVDPATVNVIVQPAPAWGGLLNIFTILLPVLLMIGFFIFFMRQAQGSNNQALSFGKSRARMFSGDKPTITFADVAGQEEAKQDLTEVVEFLKFPDKFAALGARIPRGVLMVGPPGTGKTLLSRAVAGEAGVPFFSISGSEFVEMFVGVGASRVRDLFDQAKRNAPCIVFIDEIDAVGRQRGAGLGGSHDEREQTLNQILVEMDGFDTNTNIIIIAATNRPDVLDPALVRPGRFDRQVVLDAPDVKGRVAVLKVHTKGKPLSEDVNLEIIAKLTPGFSGADLANAVNEAAILSARRSKKKIGMAELQDAIERVQMGGPERRSRVMTEREKLLVAYHEAGHALVAAGMPKSFPVQKVTIVPRGQAGGYTLYLPEEDSLRYTTVSQFEARLVSALGGRLAEEIVFGAEEVTTGASSDIQYVTRIARAMVTRYGMSQKLGPIAFGEKEELIFLGREISEQRNYGDEVAREIDREVHRIVSEAYERTREILTANRTVLNDMASALIESETLDGDRLREMLARVVPIVTHNHANNGNGSTAPLVDAPKSIS from the coding sequence ATGGGCGATAACCGATGGCTCAAGAATAGCTTCGTCTACCTGATCATCCTGGTAGCCGCGCTGGCGCTATTCTTCAACTACTTCAACAACCAGCAGAACGCGCCGGACGAAAAGGGTATCACCGAGGTGATCGCGCTGGCGAAGGCCGGCAAGGTCGACCGGATCGAGCCGCAGTCGGCGAGCAACGACATCTTCCTGACGCTGAAAGACAACCCGAAGCAACGCTACCGCTCGCGGCTGGAATCGACCGATAGCATCACCGACCTGCTGGTCAAGTCGGGGGTCGACCCGGCGACGGTGAATGTGATCGTGCAGCCGGCGCCGGCCTGGGGTGGCCTGCTGAATATCTTCACCATCCTGCTGCCAGTGCTGCTGATGATCGGCTTCTTCATCTTCTTCATGCGCCAGGCCCAGGGCTCGAACAACCAGGCCCTGTCGTTCGGCAAGAGCCGCGCGCGCATGTTCTCGGGCGACAAGCCGACGATCACGTTTGCTGATGTGGCCGGGCAGGAAGAGGCCAAGCAAGATCTGACCGAGGTGGTCGAGTTCTTGAAGTTCCCCGATAAGTTTGCGGCGCTGGGCGCGCGCATCCCGCGCGGCGTGCTGATGGTCGGCCCGCCCGGAACCGGCAAGACGCTGCTCTCGCGCGCGGTGGCGGGTGAGGCCGGCGTGCCGTTCTTCTCGATCTCGGGCTCCGAGTTCGTCGAGATGTTCGTGGGCGTCGGCGCCAGCCGTGTGCGCGACCTGTTCGACCAGGCCAAGCGCAACGCGCCATGTATCGTGTTCATCGACGAGATCGACGCAGTCGGCCGCCAGCGTGGCGCCGGCCTGGGCGGCTCGCACGACGAGCGCGAGCAGACGCTCAACCAGATCCTGGTCGAGATGGACGGCTTCGACACCAACACCAACATCATTATCATCGCCGCCACCAACCGGCCCGATGTGCTCGACCCGGCGCTGGTACGGCCCGGCCGCTTCGACCGCCAGGTGGTGCTGGATGCGCCCGATGTTAAGGGCCGCGTGGCGGTGCTGAAGGTACACACCAAGGGCAAGCCGCTCTCCGAAGATGTCAACCTCGAGATCATCGCCAAGCTGACGCCAGGCTTCTCAGGCGCCGACCTGGCCAACGCGGTCAACGAGGCGGCCATCCTGTCGGCGCGCCGCTCGAAGAAGAAGATCGGCATGGCCGAGCTGCAGGACGCGATCGAGCGCGTGCAGATGGGTGGGCCCGAGCGCCGCAGCCGCGTGATGACCGAGCGCGAGAAGCTGCTGGTGGCCTACCACGAGGCCGGCCATGCGCTGGTGGCGGCGGGTATGCCCAAGTCGTTCCCGGTGCAGAAGGTCACGATCGTGCCGCGTGGCCAGGCCGGCGGCTACACGCTGTACCTGCCTGAGGAAGACAGCCTGCGCTACACCACCGTGTCGCAGTTCGAGGCCCGGCTCGTGTCGGCGCTGGGCGGGCGCCTGGCTGAAGAGATCGTGTTTGGGGCCGAAGAGGTGACCACCGGCGCGTCGAGCGATATCCAATATGTCACACGGATCGCCCGCGCGATGGTGACGCGCTACGGCATGAGCCAGAAGCTCGGGCCGATCGCGTTCGGCGAAAAGGAAGAGCTGATCTTCCTGGGCCGCGAGATCAGCGAGCAGCGCAACTATGGCGACGAGGTCGCGCGCGAGATCGACCGCGAGGTTCACCGGATCGTATCGGAGGCCTACGAGCGCACCCGCGAGATCCTGACGGCCAACCGCACCGTGCTGAACGACATGGCCAGCGCGCTGATCGAGTCCGAAACGCTCGACGGCGACCGGCTGCGCGAGATGCTGGCGCGAGTGGTGCCGATCGTGACTCATAATCACGCCAACAACGGCAATGGCAGCACCGCGCCGCTAGTCGACGCGCCAAAGTCGATCTCGTAG
- a CDS encoding YebC/PmpR family DNA-binding transcriptional regulator, whose protein sequence is MSGHSKWHSIRRSKGILDQKRGQLFTKLARDITIAAREGGSGDPDGNFRLRIAVDKAKANNMPADNIQRAIDRGMGKGGEAKLEEIYYEGYAPGGIALLIETATDNRNRTNSEVRATLSKAGGNPGEPGSVGWMFEQKGLITIDLAAKKLDPDEVMLAAIDAGADDVEVGDDTIEVYTEFQKLALVRQALLAAGLPLAGAEKTMLAKTTVQPEIEDGLRVMRLIERLEDLDDVQKVYCNIELTDDLAEQFANQ, encoded by the coding sequence ATGTCCGGCCACTCGAAATGGCATTCGATTCGCCGCTCAAAAGGCATCCTTGATCAAAAACGCGGCCAGCTGTTCACCAAGCTGGCGCGCGATATTACGATTGCGGCGCGCGAGGGGGGCAGCGGCGACCCCGACGGCAACTTCCGCCTGCGCATCGCGGTCGATAAGGCCAAGGCCAACAATATGCCGGCCGACAACATCCAGCGCGCGATCGATCGCGGTATGGGCAAGGGCGGCGAGGCCAAGCTCGAAGAGATCTACTACGAGGGCTACGCGCCGGGCGGCATCGCGCTGCTGATCGAGACGGCCACCGACAACCGCAACCGCACGAATTCCGAGGTGCGCGCGACACTCAGCAAGGCCGGCGGCAACCCCGGCGAGCCTGGCTCGGTTGGCTGGATGTTCGAGCAGAAGGGCCTGATCACGATCGATCTGGCCGCTAAGAAGCTCGACCCCGACGAGGTGATGCTGGCGGCGATCGACGCCGGCGCCGATGATGTCGAGGTCGGCGACGACACGATCGAGGTCTACACCGAGTTCCAGAAGCTCGCGCTGGTGCGCCAGGCCCTGCTCGCCGCCGGCCTGCCGCTTGCAGGCGCCGAGAAGACCATGCTGGCCAAGACCACAGTGCAGCCCGAGATCGAGGATGGCCTGCGCGTGATGCGGCTGATCGAGCGGCTCGAGGATCTCGACGATGTGCAGAAGGTGTATTGTAATATCGAGCTGACCGACGATCTGGCCGAGCAGTTCGCCAACCAGTAG
- the ruvC gene encoding crossover junction endodeoxyribonuclease RuvC: MRTIGIDPGTAIMGWGVVDEQAGALALVSCGTLTTPAGMPQQDRLLLIYDGLQTLLQRYKPDAAGIEELFFGKNVNTAIHVGQARGVALLALAQAGVPTHEYKPTAVKQAVAGYGGADKKQMQEMVRLTLKQPTIIKPDDAADAVAIAICHAYTAPMLRRIAETQR; encoded by the coding sequence ATGCGAACGATTGGGATCGACCCAGGCACTGCGATCATGGGCTGGGGTGTCGTCGACGAGCAGGCCGGCGCGCTGGCACTGGTGAGCTGCGGCACGCTGACAACGCCCGCAGGTATGCCCCAGCAGGATCGGCTGCTGCTGATCTACGACGGCCTGCAGACGCTGTTGCAACGGTATAAGCCCGATGCGGCCGGGATCGAAGAGCTGTTCTTCGGTAAGAATGTTAACACCGCCATCCACGTGGGCCAGGCCCGTGGCGTGGCGCTGCTGGCGCTGGCCCAGGCCGGCGTGCCCACCCACGAGTACAAGCCCACCGCAGTCAAACAGGCGGTGGCCGGCTATGGCGGCGCCGACAAGAAGCAGATGCAGGAGATGGTGCGGCTGACGCTCAAGCAGCCTACGATCATCAAGCCCGACGACGCCGCCGATGCGGTGGCAATCGCGATCTGCCATGCCTACACGGCGCCTATGCTGCGCCGGATCGCCGAGACCCAACGCTAG
- a CDS encoding M36 family metallopeptidase has protein sequence MSMNSRGRSRAIVSTTTLAMLVLLLIQLGTPAASLASQAAPATPTVSAAAGKPGNELPLMNYDIRVNGGASLAGLLDQLVPGGAEQIAKAARVKIGAMQAGLAQLQAALPAAEASFSPLLGTPELVRIPPGALTTPAPGQPGIAIVRDFLHEYKALYGLSDAQIDALHALGESQSRASGLRMIRLEQVVDGLPVFQSDTRFILDRQGRLIRSVGQLVPDSALKPQVTPIAAPVALQAALASVGIALPADAITLVRANPAGTSAEVATSDARISMPVASELVYFPAAPGLLITAWAQVIFTNGDADWYTLVDAHTGTLLWRKNIRANDNPIAPQQPPARPDRGPAEPALAPTSTQAARFSVYVQGDGVTPADSPAPQSPSSAVPGAGTQYPEIARTTVTMQAAQDLAASPAGWIPDGGTTTTGNNVDAYLDRVSGAGETNLPDIGALGSNGRPVGNPDGSANNRDFLGSTPRDFTTTFTPPPQAGNPEAGQTATGTGVAFDTFRRGAVTQLFYIANWYHDQLYKLGFDEAAGNFQQTNFSGSGVGGDLVLAEAQDAAGTNNANFSTPPDGSAGRMQMYRFTGPTIDRDGGLDAEIVIHELTHGLSNRLIGNGSGLMWSIGMGMGEGWSDFYALSLLNNTNADNPDGNYATGAYVTYKLAGLTDNYVYGIRRFPYSTNNSVNPLTWADADDVTANYAGGIAISPLGFQNNGAFEVHNIGELWALSLWEVRSRIIADPAGANGDVPTGNHTMLQIVTDALKMTPLNPSFIEARDALIDADCAANACANERWIWAGFADRGLGYQAVAPLKQIGFSNYGHMGIGESFALPRLDVASVAVNDSHANNNGTIDPGEPIALTVTLANPWHSASKNIGSASATLSSATPGVSIIDNSATYGAIPAQGSAAGDSFLFTLSPAAACGQSLKFTLQTTSALGTTSTDFTLRVGAASGTGTPVIYTKTNSPGLAIPDIRPHGISDSLTIPDDLEIADLNFRVDNLQHTFTGDLTVMLKAPNGYGADLIWLRAGLLGGGDGDNFINTVIDGQSTNDLNQSTTGMAPFTGSWAPAFNSPVWALFGNPAIFPDPADQLGRLNGQSTQGTWAVQVADHFTFDTGTLNSWSLIVTPRAFSCAAFTPTVAITGTKSVTGALVAGGAITYTIELTNNGTASQADNPGNELVDVLPAQLTLVSASASSGTAVANLGTNTVSWNGALGPLGGAATITIHATIKPDTSGAAVVNQASVAFDADANGTNEANVPTDDPGTPAANDATSFVVGAPQIVATNVAALVVDVSGNGLIDPGDTLEYTVVISNTGGDAAENVSFASQALDPSVQLVVGSATTTLGTVGSGNTPGNTTVQAAIGALPAGGHATVKYRVKLALPLLTRASSVSSHGIVAGDNFVSVLTDNPATAAAQDATVTPIVRPALMFIAVIRRD, from the coding sequence ATGTCGATGAATTCACGAGGCCGATCGCGCGCGATCGTTTCCACCACCACGCTGGCTATGCTCGTGCTGCTCCTGATCCAGCTGGGCACACCGGCCGCAAGCCTGGCCAGCCAGGCCGCCCCGGCCACCCCAACGGTGTCGGCTGCGGCTGGCAAGCCCGGCAACGAACTGCCGCTGATGAACTACGATATTCGCGTGAATGGTGGGGCCAGCCTGGCCGGTCTGCTCGATCAGCTCGTGCCGGGCGGCGCTGAGCAGATTGCAAAGGCGGCCCGCGTGAAGATCGGGGCCATGCAGGCCGGCCTGGCGCAGCTCCAGGCGGCCCTGCCGGCAGCCGAGGCCAGCTTCTCGCCCCTGCTTGGCACCCCCGAGCTGGTGCGCATCCCCCCAGGCGCACTCACCACGCCGGCGCCGGGGCAGCCCGGCATTGCGATTGTGCGCGATTTCCTACACGAGTATAAGGCGCTGTATGGCCTGAGCGACGCGCAGATCGACGCGCTGCACGCCCTGGGCGAGAGCCAGAGCCGCGCAAGCGGCCTGCGCATGATCCGGCTCGAGCAGGTGGTCGATGGCCTGCCGGTTTTTCAGAGCGATACGCGCTTCATCCTCGATCGCCAGGGCCGCCTGATCCGCTCGGTTGGGCAGCTGGTGCCCGACAGCGCGCTGAAGCCCCAGGTCACGCCGATCGCGGCGCCGGTTGCGCTCCAGGCGGCCCTGGCCAGCGTGGGCATCGCGCTTCCCGCCGACGCAATCACGCTTGTACGCGCGAACCCAGCCGGCACGAGCGCCGAGGTCGCCACCAGCGACGCGCGGATCAGCATGCCGGTTGCGAGCGAGCTGGTCTACTTCCCGGCCGCGCCTGGCCTGCTGATCACGGCATGGGCACAGGTGATCTTCACCAATGGCGATGCCGACTGGTACACGCTGGTCGATGCGCACACCGGCACGCTCCTGTGGCGCAAGAATATTCGCGCCAACGATAACCCGATCGCGCCGCAGCAGCCGCCGGCCAGGCCCGATCGTGGCCCGGCCGAACCCGCGCTGGCACCTACATCGACCCAGGCAGCGCGCTTTAGTGTCTATGTGCAGGGCGATGGCGTGACGCCCGCCGATAGCCCGGCCCCGCAGTCGCCCTCGAGCGCGGTCCCTGGCGCAGGCACACAATACCCCGAGATCGCCCGCACGACCGTGACGATGCAGGCGGCGCAAGATCTCGCCGCCAGCCCGGCCGGCTGGATCCCCGACGGCGGCACCACCACGACCGGCAACAACGTCGACGCCTACCTGGATCGCGTCAGCGGCGCCGGCGAGACCAACCTGCCCGACATTGGCGCGCTCGGCAGCAACGGCCGCCCGGTCGGCAACCCCGACGGCAGCGCGAATAACCGCGACTTCCTCGGCAGCACGCCGCGCGACTTCACCACCACCTTCACGCCGCCGCCGCAGGCCGGCAACCCCGAGGCAGGCCAGACGGCGACCGGCACCGGGGTGGCCTTCGACACCTTCCGGCGCGGCGCGGTCACGCAGCTGTTCTACATCGCCAACTGGTATCACGACCAGCTCTACAAGCTGGGTTTCGACGAGGCCGCCGGCAACTTTCAACAGACCAACTTCAGCGGCAGTGGCGTAGGCGGCGACCTTGTGCTGGCCGAGGCCCAGGACGCGGCGGGCACCAACAACGCCAACTTCTCGACACCGCCCGACGGCAGCGCGGGCCGCATGCAAATGTACCGCTTCACCGGCCCGACGATCGACCGTGACGGTGGGCTCGATGCCGAGATCGTGATCCACGAGCTGACGCACGGCCTGAGCAACCGCCTGATCGGCAACGGCAGCGGGCTCATGTGGAGCATCGGCATGGGCATGGGCGAGGGCTGGAGCGACTTCTACGCGCTCTCGCTGCTGAACAACACCAATGCCGACAACCCCGACGGCAACTACGCCACCGGCGCGTATGTGACCTATAAGCTGGCTGGGCTGACCGATAACTATGTCTATGGCATTCGCCGCTTTCCTTACTCGACCAACAACAGCGTCAACCCGCTCACCTGGGCCGATGCTGATGATGTGACCGCCAACTACGCGGGCGGCATCGCGATCAGCCCGCTCGGCTTCCAGAATAATGGCGCGTTCGAGGTGCATAATATCGGCGAGCTCTGGGCGCTGAGCCTGTGGGAGGTGCGTAGCCGGATCATCGCCGACCCGGCCGGCGCCAATGGCGATGTGCCGACCGGCAACCATACGATGTTGCAGATCGTCACCGACGCGCTCAAGATGACCCCGCTGAACCCGAGCTTCATCGAGGCGCGCGACGCGCTGATCGACGCCGACTGTGCCGCAAATGCCTGCGCCAACGAGCGCTGGATCTGGGCGGGCTTCGCCGATCGTGGCCTGGGCTACCAGGCGGTCGCGCCACTGAAACAGATCGGCTTCTCGAACTATGGCCATATGGGCATTGGCGAATCGTTCGCGCTGCCGCGCCTGGATGTGGCCAGCGTCGCGGTGAACGACAGCCACGCCAATAACAATGGCACGATCGATCCTGGCGAGCCGATCGCACTGACCGTTACGCTTGCCAACCCATGGCACAGTGCATCGAAGAATATCGGCTCGGCCAGCGCCACGCTCAGCTCGGCCACGCCGGGTGTCTCGATCATCGACAACAGCGCCACCTACGGCGCCATCCCGGCGCAAGGTAGCGCGGCCGGCGATAGCTTCCTGTTCACGCTAAGCCCGGCCGCTGCCTGCGGCCAGTCGCTGAAGTTCACGCTACAGACTACCAGCGCGCTCGGCACAACCAGCACCGACTTTACCCTGCGCGTGGGTGCGGCCAGCGGCACGGGTACGCCGGTGATCTACACGAAGACCAACTCGCCGGGGCTGGCCATCCCCGATATCAGGCCGCATGGCATCAGCGACAGCCTGACGATCCCCGACGATCTCGAGATCGCCGACCTGAACTTCCGCGTCGATAACCTGCAGCACACGTTTACCGGCGACCTGACGGTGATGCTCAAGGCGCCGAACGGCTATGGCGCCGACCTGATCTGGCTGCGCGCCGGTCTGTTAGGCGGCGGCGATGGCGACAACTTCATAAATACCGTGATCGACGGCCAATCGACCAACGACCTGAATCAGTCGACGACTGGCATGGCGCCATTCACCGGCAGCTGGGCGCCCGCATTCAACTCACCGGTCTGGGCGCTATTCGGCAACCCGGCGATCTTCCCCGACCCGGCCGATCAGCTGGGGCGGTTGAATGGCCAGAGCACCCAGGGAACCTGGGCCGTCCAGGTGGCCGATCATTTCACCTTCGACACGGGCACGCTCAACAGCTGGTCGCTGATCGTCACGCCGCGGGCATTCAGCTGTGCGGCCTTCACACCTACGGTGGCAATTACCGGCACCAAGTCGGTCACAGGCGCGCTGGTAGCGGGCGGGGCGATCACCTACACGATCGAGCTGACCAATAACGGCACGGCCTCGCAGGCCGACAACCCCGGCAACGAGCTGGTCGATGTGCTGCCGGCGCAGCTCACGCTGGTGAGCGCCAGCGCCAGCTCGGGCACAGCGGTTGCCAATCTCGGCACCAACACCGTGAGCTGGAATGGTGCGCTCGGGCCACTGGGCGGCGCGGCCACGATCACCATCCACGCGACGATCAAGCCCGATACAAGCGGCGCGGCGGTCGTCAATCAGGCGTCGGTGGCCTTCGACGCCGACGCCAACGGCACGAACGAGGCCAACGTGCCCACCGATGACCCAGGCACCCCTGCGGCGAACGACGCCACCAGCTTCGTAGTCGGCGCGCCGCAGATCGTGGCCACCAATGTCGCTGCGCTGGTGGTAGATGTGAGCGGCAACGGCCTGATCGACCCCGGCGACACGCTCGAGTACACGGTGGTGATCTCGAACACCGGTGGCGACGCCGCAGAGAACGTGAGCTTCGCGAGCCAGGCGCTCGACCCGAGCGTGCAGCTGGTGGTCGGTTCGGCCACAACTACGCTGGGCACGGTTGGCAGCGGCAACACCCCTGGCAACACGACGGTGCAGGCGGCGATCGGCGCGCTGCCGGCGGGCGGCCACGCGACCGTGAAATACCGGGTGAAGCTGGCGCTGCCGCTGCTGACCCGCGCCAGCAGCGTGAGTAGCCACGGCATCGTCGCCGGCGATAACTTCGTGTCGGTACTCACCGACAACCCGGCCACCGCCGCCGCGCAGGACGCGACCGTCACGCCGATCGTGCGGCCGGCGCTCATGTTCATAGCCGTGATCAGGCGCGACTAA